In one Candidatus Acidulodesulfobacterium acidiphilum genomic region, the following are encoded:
- a CDS encoding DUF3473 domain-containing protein, translated as MKLYSIIVMMTNTILNNNVISIDYEDWYHGLTSTSKKFENWNEFEKRIEYSTNLLLNILKAHNITATFFVLGILAKERPDLIRKISAEGHEIGVHTYQHSSVKSLTQKEFEKDIEITIEAISSALPNIKPKGFRAPYFSINNNMLWFYESLAKYDFKYDSSVFPLKTPLYGIKNGERFFYSVNTKYGNILEFPISTFKFYGLRIPMAGGFYFRLMPLNLIKYFINEINKKEKQKVIMYFHPWEFDPSHPYQPKSFREKISHYYGLKNTTQKFNSFLNEIKFSSFESSII; from the coding sequence ATGAAGCTTTATAGCATAATAGTTATGATGACTAATACTATATTAAATAATAATGTAATATCAATTGATTATGAAGATTGGTACCATGGATTGACTTCAACTAGCAAAAAATTTGAAAATTGGAATGAATTTGAAAAAAGAATAGAATATAGCACGAATCTTTTATTAAACATACTTAAAGCGCATAACATTACGGCAACTTTTTTTGTTCTCGGCATATTAGCAAAAGAACGACCGGACTTAATACGCAAAATTAGCGCTGAAGGTCACGAAATTGGAGTGCATACATATCAACATTCTTCGGTAAAAAGTTTAACACAAAAAGAATTTGAAAAGGATATTGAAATAACCATTGAAGCTATTAGTTCAGCTTTGCCAAACATAAAACCAAAAGGTTTTAGGGCGCCTTATTTTTCTATAAATAATAATATGTTATGGTTTTATGAATCACTTGCAAAATATGATTTTAAATATGATTCCAGTGTATTCCCTTTAAAAACTCCTTTATACGGAATAAAAAATGGTGAAAGATTTTTTTATTCCGTGAACACCAAATACGGAAATATTTTAGAATTTCCTATTTCAACATTTAAATTTTACGGATTAAGAATACCGATGGCAGGAGGATTTTATTTTAGATTAATGCCGCTAAACTTAATCAAATATTTTATAAACGAAATTAATAAAAAAGAAAAACAAAAGGTAATAATGTATTTCCACCCATGGGAATTTGACCCGTCGCATCCTTACCAGCCAAAGTCTTTCAGGGAAAAAATAAGCCATTATTACGGTTTGAAAAATACAACCCAAAAATTCAACTCTTTTCTTAATGAAATTAAATTTTCGTCGTTCGAAAGTTCTATAATATGA
- a CDS encoding flippase-like domain-containing protein produces MKLNFFKNYSKKTILKYIFVVTFWFLVLLLILKLINFKINKQIFLNISLSPLIISFCFYILFSIFRGMRIAYLLNSKNYLKSYAISGMYVLSCAIFPGGIGEATLPFYIKKYMDISLSKGTALLLTTRIFDILFVIIFFIYSLFAIHLSYSNFHLVLSGVFFIIPIFFIIFFIIFSNNLRFFFINKLGEKKLNNKNILGHFINKFILYIKNIDNELKEINIKKKDILVLFTLMGRLSVYASFFFLFKSLNLNITINQVIFVSTFVTLMLIIPFQGLGGFGSYEIWVTMALIIVGINKNNALTASIPTQLLFFIFSILEGITGYILLIIVSKRQKNK; encoded by the coding sequence ATGAAATTAAATTTCTTCAAAAATTATAGTAAGAAAACAATCTTAAAATATATATTCGTTGTTACTTTTTGGTTTTTAGTGCTTTTATTAATTTTAAAATTAATAAATTTTAAAATTAATAAACAAATATTCTTAAATATATCTTTGTCTCCTTTAATAATTTCTTTTTGTTTTTATATTTTATTCTCAATTTTTAGAGGAATGAGGATCGCTTATCTGCTTAACTCTAAAAATTATTTAAAAAGTTATGCTATCTCTGGAATGTATGTATTAAGTTGTGCAATTTTTCCGGGAGGTATAGGCGAAGCAACTTTACCTTTTTATATTAAAAAATATATGGATATTTCTCTTTCAAAAGGAACAGCATTGTTGCTAACAACAAGAATTTTTGATATATTATTCGTAATAATTTTTTTTATTTATTCTCTTTTTGCAATCCACTTATCTTATAGCAATTTCCATTTAGTTTTGTCAGGAGTTTTTTTTATAATCCCAATTTTTTTTATTATTTTTTTTATTATTTTTTCAAATAACTTAAGATTTTTTTTTATAAATAAACTTGGGGAGAAAAAATTAAACAATAAAAATATTTTGGGTCATTTTATAAATAAATTCATCTTGTATATTAAAAACATTGACAATGAATTAAAAGAAATTAATATAAAAAAAAAAGATATATTAGTTCTTTTTACCTTAATGGGAAGATTAAGCGTTTATGCTTCCTTTTTCTTTCTATTTAAGTCGCTGAATTTAAACATAACAATAAATCAAGTTATTTTCGTTAGCACCTTTGTTACATTAATGTTAATAATCCCATTTCAAGGATTAGGTGGATTTGGAAGTTATGAAATATGGGTAACTATGGCACTTATAATTGTAGGCATTAATAAAAACAATGCATTGACAGCAAGCATTCCGACACAATTATTATTTTTTATATTCAGTATTTTAGAGGGTATTACAGGATATATTTTATTAATAATTGTAAGCAAACGGCAAAAAAATAAATAA
- a CDS encoding glycosyltransferase family 2 protein gives MSNLRILGIFLSLSSCFIVFILFKKKKINTANIILIYLFLIFLLIVSIYPNFALIFSFLLNFKKSNNYRIIALLVVSSIFGWFFIFYIIGKITKLSDKFNIFFDQTAINEFESIYGKDFKFSDIVVIIPAYNEEKNIESVLSKIPKKINNIEVDVLVVVDGGDDNTYDIVKNNNTLAVRTIVNRGGGLALRLGYKMAIKFGAKIIVTMDADGQHDPNEIKDVIRPIINREADFVLGSRVLGSAKNTPFVRRMGIYLFSKIMSIVTLTKLTDCSNGFRAVKSEGLNKLLFKEEQYHSPELLIEAARNGLIIKEVPITVHQRLSGESKKGRNYIYGLKFAITILKTFIRGKKQ, from the coding sequence ATGAGCAATCTAAGAATTTTAGGGATATTTTTATCGCTATCATCTTGTTTTATAGTTTTCATTCTTTTTAAAAAAAAGAAAATAAATACTGCAAATATAATATTAATATATCTTTTTTTAATATTTTTACTCATTGTTTCAATTTATCCTAATTTTGCGTTAATATTTTCTTTTTTATTGAATTTTAAAAAAAGCAACAATTATCGAATTATTGCTTTATTAGTAGTCTCTTCAATTTTCGGTTGGTTTTTTATTTTTTATATTATAGGTAAGATAACTAAGTTAAGTGATAAATTTAATATTTTTTTTGATCAAACCGCCATTAATGAATTTGAAAGTATTTACGGAAAAGATTTTAAATTTTCGGATATCGTTGTAATAATTCCGGCTTATAATGAAGAAAAGAATATTGAGTCAGTATTATCTAAAATTCCAAAAAAAATAAATAATATCGAGGTTGATGTATTAGTCGTAGTTGACGGCGGGGATGACAATACGTACGATATTGTAAAAAATAATAACACATTAGCCGTCAGAACCATTGTTAATAGAGGCGGGGGTCTTGCGTTAAGATTAGGATATAAAATGGCTATTAAATTCGGTGCTAAAATTATCGTAACGATGGATGCTGACGGACAGCATGACCCTAATGAAATTAAAGATGTTATTAGGCCGATTATTAACAGAGAAGCAGATTTTGTTTTAGGTTCACGAGTACTTGGCAGTGCAAAAAATACGCCTTTTGTAAGAAGAATGGGAATTTATCTTTTTAGCAAAATAATGAGTATAGTTACGCTTACAAAGCTAACAGATTGCTCAAACGGTTTTAGAGCCGTTAAATCAGAAGGCTTAAATAAACTTTTATTTAAGGAAGAACAGTATCATTCTCCGGAATTATTGATAGAAGCAGCGAGAAACGGTTTGATTATAAAAGAGGTTCCTATAACCGTTCATCAAAGATTGAGCGGGGAAAGCAAGAAAGGGAGAAATTATATATATGGTTTAAAATTTGCTATAACTATATTAAAAACATTTATTAGAGGGAAGAAGCAGTAA
- a CDS encoding polysaccharide biosynthesis protein — MKNFYTGKNIFITGAAGTIGKELIKHLMKFDIGKIIAIDNNETEVFFLSEQYKNVKNLHCFICDIRDKEKLEFLMQGCEYVFHGAALKHVILGEYNPTDIVQTNLVGLQNVISASIKSQVKKVLFMSSDKAVNPTNAMGASKLMGEKLVTAANNLQVDNGTIFCNSRFGNVLGSRGSVIPIFLNQLKDGRNLTITDENMTRFVMKKEDAVDLILQSLIIAKGGETFILKMNSIKIIDLAKVMIEELSTVFNVKDVTISFIGSKAGEKLYEELLSEEETQRAIELDKFYVILPAFRSLYSNIDYIYDNIINEKIINKITSQTVELLSYKEISRLYVNYIKENLNEFLY; from the coding sequence ATGAAAAATTTTTATACTGGCAAAAATATATTTATCACAGGGGCTGCAGGGACAATCGGAAAGGAACTCATTAAACACTTAATGAAGTTTGATATAGGAAAAATAATAGCAATAGACAATAATGAGACAGAAGTATTTTTTCTGTCGGAGCAATACAAAAATGTAAAAAATCTTCACTGTTTCATTTGCGATATCAGGGACAAAGAAAAATTGGAATTTCTTATGCAGGGTTGCGAATATGTTTTTCATGGAGCTGCCTTAAAGCATGTTATATTGGGTGAATACAATCCTACCGACATTGTTCAAACAAACTTAGTCGGTCTTCAAAATGTAATTTCAGCCTCTATAAAATCGCAAGTTAAAAAAGTTCTTTTTATGAGTTCCGACAAAGCGGTAAACCCTACAAATGCAATGGGCGCTTCAAAATTAATGGGGGAAAAACTAGTAACCGCTGCTAATAATTTACAAGTTGATAACGGTACGATATTTTGCAACTCCAGATTTGGGAATGTTTTGGGTTCACGTGGTTCGGTTATACCGATATTTTTGAATCAGTTGAAGGACGGCCGCAATCTTACTATTACAGATGAAAATATGACAAGATTTGTTATGAAAAAAGAAGATGCCGTAGATTTAATTTTGCAATCGTTAATAATAGCAAAAGGTGGAGAAACATTTATATTAAAAATGAATTCAATAAAAATAATTGATTTAGCAAAGGTTATGATTGAAGAATTATCCACTGTTTTTAATGTAAAAGATGTTACCATTTCTTTTATTGGCTCTAAAGCTGGAGAAAAATTATATGAAGAATTATTAAGCGAGGAAGAAACTCAGAGAGCAATTGAATTGGATAAGTTTTATGTAATATTACCTGCGTTTAGGTCGCTATATTCAAATATAGATTATATATATGATAATATCATAAATGAAAAAATTATCAACAAAATAACATCGCAAACGGTTGAATTACTTTCTTATAAAGAAATTAGCAGACTTTATGTTAATTATATCAAAGAAAATTTGAATGAATTTTTGTATTAA
- a CDS encoding polyprenol monophosphomannose synthase, translated as MTVITSLRRPDIFKPVVILPTYNEKDNIELLVNNIFSLPNKISILIVDDNSPDGTGVVADSLSKEYPDKVYVLHRNQKNGLGTAYIEGFKFAIDKGFDCIITMDADISHDFNTIPLFLNEIKDCDFVIGSRYINGIRILNWDFKRLLLSKLANFYVNKIGGLPFTDATGGFNCFRTDTIKSININKLSSIGYSFLIEIKFKIFKKGFMIKEIPIVFSQRNAGISKLSKKVFFEAMFMVLKLRLGLHE; from the coding sequence ATGACCGTTATCACCTCGTTAAGGAGACCAGACATATTTAAACCAGTTGTTATATTGCCGACTTATAACGAAAAAGATAATATTGAATTACTTGTTAACAACATATTTTCACTACCAAATAAAATTAGTATTCTTATAGTGGACGATAATTCTCCGGACGGAACTGGTGTTGTAGCTGATTCGCTTTCCAAAGAATATCCAGACAAGGTGTATGTTCTACATAGAAATCAAAAAAATGGGTTAGGTACTGCATATATCGAAGGTTTTAAATTTGCAATAGATAAGGGATTTGACTGTATAATCACAATGGATGCCGATATTTCCCATGATTTTAATACGATACCGTTATTTCTAAATGAAATAAAGGATTGCGATTTTGTGATTGGCTCAAGGTATATTAACGGGATAAGAATACTCAACTGGGATTTTAAAAGACTCCTTCTTTCTAAACTCGCAAATTTTTATGTTAATAAAATCGGCGGACTTCCTTTTACTGATGCGACAGGTGGGTTTAATTGTTTTAGAACGGATACAATTAAATCAATAAATATCAATAAGCTATCTTCGATTGGATATTCTTTTTTAATAGAAATTAAATTTAAGATATTTAAAAAGGGCTTTATGATAAAAGAAATTCCTATTGTATTTAGTCAAAGAAATGCGGGGATTTCAAAGTTGAGCAAAAAGGTTTTTTTTGAAGCTATGTTTATGGTTTTAAAATTACGGCTTGGACTTCATGAATAA
- a CDS encoding methyltransferase domain-containing protein — MFKNDSSNVATCNKAIDSIKNASNFAKWSISIVDKYIGNNILEVGAGLGTFTEFFLQKKIVIATEIDDNCFAELSKKYNDNPKIKVVKGDILDESFVEIIKRDNADIDTVICFNVLEHIEDDLKAIGNMKKCLGKNGYIILRVPAFNLLYSNLDKNVGHFRRYNKKYISEKILFNGLEIVDLLYMDIVGFMAWFFLFKILRKESFASENQIGIYDKLVPLFSKIEKLINHPFGLTLFAVCKKKEN; from the coding sequence ATGTTTAAGAATGATTCAAGTAATGTAGCCACTTGCAATAAAGCTATTGATTCAATAAAAAATGCTTCTAATTTTGCCAAATGGTCAATTTCTATTGTAGATAAATATATCGGAAATAATATACTAGAGGTCGGTGCAGGTTTAGGGACATTTACAGAATTTTTTCTTCAAAAAAAAATAGTAATAGCCACTGAAATCGATGATAATTGTTTTGCGGAACTTTCAAAGAAGTATAATGATAATCCTAAAATAAAGGTTGTTAAAGGCGATATTTTGGATGAAAGTTTTGTGGAAATTATAAAAAGAGATAATGCGGATATCGATACAGTAATATGTTTCAATGTTTTGGAGCATATCGAAGACGACCTAAAAGCTATAGGTAATATGAAAAAATGCCTTGGGAAAAATGGATACATTATTTTAAGAGTTCCAGCCTTTAACTTGTTATATTCAAATTTAGATAAAAATGTTGGACATTTTAGGAGGTATAACAAAAAATATATATCTGAAAAAATATTATTTAATGGTTTAGAAATAGTTGATTTATTATATATGGATATAGTTGGTTTTATGGCTTGGTTTTTTTTATTTAAAATTCTAAGAAAGGAATCCTTTGCTTCAGAAAATCAAATCGGAATATATGATAAACTTGTTCCGTTATTTTCAAAAATAGAAAAGCTAATAAACCATCCATTTGGATTAACGCTTTTTGCTGTTTGTAAAAAAAAGGAGAATTGA